A window of Rhododendron vialii isolate Sample 1 chromosome 13a, ASM3025357v1 contains these coding sequences:
- the LOC131312346 gene encoding protein GRAVITROPIC IN THE LIGHT 1, producing the protein MDSPLKPSPTPFTKKSKLAKTFQRVIHLNKSTKPLSKNTAFCLQLAPHETKPRPNCFNNTSNSNHDDDGDGEPNSARNRAAAAAFVAKLFAAVSAVKAAYADLQTAQFPYDGGAIQSADEAVVTELRSLSELKQAFFKKRIYSSPPHVTFLLAEIQEQQSLIKMYEVTMRKMRSELDSKESKCSILRKQLDDVVSHNKSVEKKLDYSGQFSILDDIVKLFDAGPGGFTAALRYAVRSVRCFVKVMIREMESSNWDISAAANAVVSKVVFSKGSHRCFAFESFVCREMFDGFDSHDFSLPNEPKDEKRRGFDFGDRFKELKAVNPVRFLKTNPDSGFGNFVRSKYMRLVHPKMETSFSGNLSQRKMINAGEWPETHFFAAFAEMAKRVWLLHCLAFSGDQEVDMFQVRRNCRFSEVYMESVNDDAFAAGEGGDGDVRVAFTVVPGFKIGKAVIQAQVYLLPAVRPDRC; encoded by the coding sequence ATGGACTCCCCACTAAAACCTAGTCCAACCCCATTCACCAAGAAGAGCAAACTGGCCAAAACCTTCCAAAGAGTCATCCACCTCAACAAATCCACGAAACCCCTCTCCAAAAACACCGCCTTCTGCCTGCAACTAGCGCCCCACGAAACCAAACCCAGACCCAACTGCTTCAACAACACCAGCAACAGCAACCacgacgacgacggagatggCGAGCCGAATTCGGCCCGGAACCGGGCCGCGGCCGCCGCCTTCGTCGCGAAGCTCTTCGCCGCCGTCTCGGCCGTCAAGGCCGCCTACGCCGACCTCCAGACGGCGCAGTTCCCCTACGACGGGGGAGCGATCCAGTCGGCCGACGAGGCCGTGGTGACAGAGCTGAGATCGCTGTCGGAGCTGAAACAGGCCTTCTTCAAGAAACGGATTTACTCGTCTCCCCCTCACGTGACTTTCCTGCTCGCCGAGATTCAGGAGCAACAGAGCCTGATCAAGATGTACGAGGTCACCATGAGGAAAATGAGGTCGGAATTGGACTCCAAAGAGAGCAAATGTTCCATCCTTCGGAAACAGCTCGACGACGTCGTTTCGCACAACAAGTCGGTCGAGAAGAAGCTGGACTATAGCGGACAGTTTTCGATTCTTGACGACATAGTCAAGCTGTTCGACGCCGGTCCGGGCGGCTTTACGGCGGCTTTGCGCTACGCGGTTCGGTCGGTGCGGTGTTTCGTCAAGGTTATGATTCGGGAGATGGAGTCTTCGAACTGGGACATCTCGGCCGCCGCGAACGCAGTTGTGTCGAAAGTTGTGTTCTCGAAAGGGAGTCACAGGTGCTTCGCCTTCGAGTCGTTTGTGTGCCGGGAAATGTTCGACGGGTTCGATTCTCACGACTTTTCGCTGCCGAATGAGCCGAAAGACGAGAAACGTCGCGGGTTTGATTTCGGTGACCGGTTTAAGGAGTTGAAAGCCGTGAACCCAGTTCGGTTCCTGAAAACCAACCCGGATTCCGGGTTTGGGAATTTCGTGAGGAGTAAGTACATGCGTTTGGTTCACCCGAAAATGGAGACGTCATTTTCGGGGAATTTGAGCCAGCGGAAGATGATTAATGCCGGGGAGTGGCCGGAAACCCATTTTTTCGCGGCGTTTGCGGAGATGGCGAAGCGTGTGTGGCTTCTGCATTGCTTGGCTTTTTCGGGCGATCAAGAGGTGGATATGTTTCAGGTGAGAAGGAATTGTCGATTCTCGGAGGTTTATATGGAGAGCGTGAACGATGATGCGTTTGCCGCGGGCGAGGGGGGAGACGGTGATGTTCGGGTTGCG
- the LOC131312347 gene encoding ER lumen protein-retaining receptor A, whose amino-acid sequence MNIFRFAGDMTHLISILVLLLKIYATKTCSGISLKTQELYALVFVTRYLDLFTDFISVYNTIMKLVFIGSTLAIVWCMRWHRVVRRSYDRELDTFRHYFLVAACFALALVLHEKFTFQEVFWAFSIYLEAVAILPQLVLLQRSGNVDNLTGQYIFFLGAYRAFYILNWIYRYFTEQHFSRWIACISGLVQTALYADFFYYYFLSWKNNATLKLPA is encoded by the exons ATGAACATCTTCAGATTCGCCGGCGACATGACTCACCTCATCAGCATCCTCGTCCTCCTACTCAAAATCTACGCCACCAAAACCTGCTCAG GGATTTCGCTCAAGACGCAGGAGCTGTACGCGCTGGTGTTCGTGACGCGGTACCTGGACCTGTTCACCGACTTTATATCCGTCTACAACACCATCATGAAGCTGGTCTTCATCGGGAGCACATTGGCCATCGTCTGGTGCATGCGGTGGCACCGCGTCGTGAGGCGGTCCTACGACCGCGAGCTCGACACGTTCCGCCACTACTTCCTTGTTGCCGCCTGCTTCGCCCTCGCCCTCGTCCTGCACGAGAAGTTCACGTTCCAAGAG GTCTTCTGGGCCTTTTCAATATACTTGGAGGCAGTTGCAATTCTTCCCCAATTGGTTTTACTCCAAAGAAGTGGAAACGTGGATAATTTGACCGGccaatatattttctttcttgg GGCCTATCGTGCGTTCTACATCCTCAATTGGATCTACCGCTATTTCACAGAGCAGCATTTCAGTCGTTGGATAG CTTGCATCTCTGGTCTCGTACAGACGGCTCTATATGCAGACTTCTTCTACTATTATTTTCTCAG CTGGAAGAACAATGCTACGCTTAAGTTGCCAGCTTGA